One segment of Methylotuvimicrobium sp. KM2 DNA contains the following:
- the tolA gene encoding cell envelope integrity protein TolA, translated as MISKRKLTGPFILALTLHVLLLGVFMFSFDSKSPVFETGPAPEIIEAMVIDESLIQAEAERLKTQQNKLLESQRQMEEAKRQEDEKLKRQQLVEQQKKMAAEKLKAEQLAAEKRKAEETAKQKAEAERAAIEKRKTEEAAKQKAAAEKLKAEQLAAEKRKAEAAAKQKAEAERVAAEKRKAEEAAKQKAAAEKAKAEQVAAEKRKAEEAAKQKAEAERVAAEKRKAEEAAKQKAAAEKAKAEQLAAEKRKAEEAAKQKAEADRLAAEKRKAEETAKRAAEEKRKAEEAAAEKRRQEELARQKAEAEKREAERLSELARQQAEKLRQEEDARKQAAAAAEEARKQAEAKRQQELSDAKNKAIAEIRNKVERSWIRPVSSQGQLKCTIRVNLLSDGTVMDASVVSSSGDPAFDRSAENAVNKASPLTFPKELYASFRSFTFVFCPGC; from the coding sequence ATGATTAGTAAGCGTAAATTAACCGGGCCTTTTATCCTGGCCCTGACTTTGCACGTTCTGCTTCTTGGCGTATTCATGTTCAGCTTCGATTCGAAATCTCCAGTGTTTGAGACAGGTCCCGCGCCCGAAATTATTGAAGCGATGGTGATCGATGAATCGTTGATTCAGGCTGAGGCGGAGCGACTGAAGACGCAGCAAAATAAGCTACTCGAGTCGCAACGCCAAATGGAAGAAGCTAAACGGCAAGAAGACGAAAAGCTTAAGCGGCAACAATTGGTCGAGCAGCAAAAAAAAATGGCTGCCGAAAAATTAAAGGCCGAACAATTGGCCGCAGAGAAGCGTAAAGCGGAAGAAACAGCCAAACAAAAAGCCGAAGCCGAACGTGCCGCGATCGAGAAGCGTAAAACCGAGGAAGCGGCGAAACAAAAGGCGGCAGCGGAAAAACTAAAGGCCGAACAATTGGCCGCGGAGAAGCGCAAGGCTGAAGCGGCAGCCAAACAAAAAGCCGAAGCCGAACGTGTCGCGGCCGAGAAACGTAAAGCCGAGGAAGCGGCCAAGCAAAAAGCGGCAGCGGAGAAAGCAAAGGCTGAACAAGTGGCTGCGGAGAAGCGCAAGGCTGAAGAGGCCGCCAAACAAAAAGCCGAAGCCGAACGTGTCGCGGCCGAGAAACGTAAAGCCGAGGAAGCGGCCAAGCAAAAAGCGGCAGCGGAGAAGGCAAAGGCTGAACAATTGGCCGCGGAGAAACGCAAGGCTGAGGAAGCCGCCAAACAAAAAGCCGAAGCCGATCGTTTAGCAGCTGAAAAGCGTAAGGCAGAAGAGACTGCGAAAAGAGCCGCCGAAGAAAAACGAAAAGCTGAGGAAGCGGCGGCCGAAAAGCGCCGTCAAGAAGAATTGGCGAGGCAAAAAGCCGAAGCAGAAAAAAGAGAGGCCGAGCGGTTATCGGAATTGGCTAGACAGCAAGCAGAAAAATTGCGACAGGAAGAAGATGCTAGAAAGCAGGCTGCAGCCGCAGCCGAAGAAGCTAGAAAACAAGCCGAAGCTAAGCGTCAGCAAGAATTAAGCGACGCCAAAAATAAAGCGATAGCGGAGATTAGAAATAAAGTTGAAAGAAGTTGGATTAGACCGGTTTCGTCGCAAGGACAATTAAAATGTACAATTCGGGTCAATTTACTTTCAGACGGCACGGTAATGGATGCATCGGTTGTGTCAAGCAGTGGTGATCCGGCGTTTGACCGATCTGCTGAAAATGCGGTTAATAAGGCATCGCCATTAACATTTCCCAAAGAGCTCTATGCGTCGTTCAGAAGCTTTACGTTTGTATTTTGTCCGGGATGTTGA
- the tolR gene encoding protein TolR: MSSRQSGRRKPKAEINVVPYIDVTLVLLIIFMVTAPMLQTGVDVDLPQADTETAEQQSDPPVIVSIDREGRFYVDMAGQESQEMGTDEMTATVADVLRDKPAIQVFIRGDQFVDYGKVISAMAALKNAGVPKVGLMTQPYQH, encoded by the coding sequence ATGAGCAGTAGACAATCAGGCCGCAGAAAGCCTAAAGCCGAGATCAATGTCGTTCCTTACATCGACGTGACTTTGGTGTTGTTGATTATTTTCATGGTGACTGCGCCGATGCTTCAGACCGGGGTCGACGTTGATTTGCCTCAAGCGGACACCGAGACTGCCGAGCAGCAGAGCGATCCGCCGGTAATCGTGTCTATCGATCGCGAAGGGCGTTTCTATGTGGATATGGCAGGACAGGAAAGTCAGGAGATGGGGACCGATGAAATGACAGCCACGGTTGCCGATGTGCTTAGGGATAAACCGGCAATACAAGTATTTATTCGAGGCGATCAGTTTGTCGATTATGGCAAAGTTATCAGTGCGATGGCGGCCTTAAAAAATGCGGGAGTCCCCAAAGTAGGATTAATGACGCAGCCATATCAGCATTAA
- the tolQ gene encoding protein TolQ, whose amino-acid sequence MNADLSLFHLIKEASFIVQLVMLILVVASVVSWTYIFSKTRELAKAADIADEFEEEFWSGVELSDLYKRLTDADFEPEGIEKIFLAGYREYSRMRQKAGIDPEVQVENAQRAMKIELNRELERLDEHLPFLATVGSISPYVGLFGTVWGIMNSFRSLGNVQQATLAQVAPGIAEALIATAMGLFAAIPAVIAYNRFASRLDRLIGRYELFIDEFVVLLQRQAHSQ is encoded by the coding sequence ATGAATGCTGATTTATCCTTGTTTCATTTAATTAAAGAAGCCAGTTTTATTGTTCAACTGGTGATGTTGATCTTAGTTGTCGCGTCAGTTGTTTCTTGGACTTATATTTTTTCGAAAACTAGGGAACTTGCTAAAGCGGCCGATATTGCGGATGAATTTGAAGAGGAGTTTTGGTCGGGTGTCGAGCTTAGCGATCTATATAAAAGATTGACCGATGCCGATTTCGAACCGGAAGGTATCGAGAAAATTTTTCTGGCGGGCTACCGAGAGTATTCGAGAATGCGGCAAAAAGCCGGTATTGATCCCGAAGTTCAAGTCGAGAATGCGCAGCGCGCGATGAAGATCGAGTTAAACCGCGAGCTGGAAAGACTCGACGAACATTTGCCTTTTTTGGCGACGGTCGGATCGATTAGCCCGTATGTCGGTTTATTCGGAACGGTTTGGGGAATCATGAATTCATTTCGTTCATTGGGTAATGTGCAACAAGCAACCTTGGCTCAAGTCGCTCCGGGCATCGCCGAGGCATTGATAGCCACTGCGATGGGTTTGTTTGCCGCTATTCCTGCTGTAATTGCCTATAACCGTTTTGCCAGTCGTTTGGATCGTTTGATCGGGCGGTATGAACTCTTTATCGATGAATTTGTCGTTTTATTGCAAAGGCAGGCGCACAGTCAATGA
- the ybgC gene encoding tol-pal system-associated acyl-CoA thioesterase, translated as MQTFNWPVRVYYEDTDAGGVVFYANYLKFFERARTEMLRSMGFEQDRLIDEQGIIFVVRSVQIDYLMPARFNEQINVSAIVTLAKKASLIFEQTITRGSDVLCTGTVRIACLDSKNMRPKAIPDILLEPLHNEC; from the coding sequence ATGCAAACATTCAATTGGCCCGTTCGGGTTTATTATGAGGATACCGATGCCGGAGGCGTCGTTTTCTATGCGAATTATTTGAAGTTTTTCGAGCGGGCGCGAACCGAAATGCTGCGCTCAATGGGGTTCGAGCAAGATCGCTTGATCGACGAGCAAGGCATTATTTTCGTTGTACGCTCGGTTCAGATCGACTATTTGATGCCCGCGCGCTTTAACGAACAAATAAATGTCAGCGCCATAGTGACTTTAGCTAAAAAAGCCAGTCTAATATTCGAGCAAACCATTACCCGAGGAAGCGATGTGTTATGTACCGGTACGGTGCGTATCGCTTGCTTGGATTCCAAAAACATGAGGCCTAAAGCCATACCTGACATTTTATTAGAGCCATTACATAATGAATGCTGA
- the ruvB gene encoding Holliday junction branch migration DNA helicase RuvB, giving the protein MQSDRLISAEGNNDEERQDRAIRPKRLQDYVGQQELRTQMDIFIRAALGRKEALDHVLIFGPPGLGKTTLANIIAAEMNVHIRQTSGPVLDKAGDLAALLTNLEAHDVLFIDEIHRLSPMVEEVLYPAMEDYQIDIMIGEGPAARSIKLDLPPFTLVGATTRAGLLTSPLRDRFGIVQRLEFYTVEELAAIVTRSANLLKIAIESAGAHEIARRSRGTPRIANRLLRRVRDFAEVKGDGKVSEQIAGEALAMLKVDNNGFDALDRKLLRTMIDNFAGGPVGLDTLAAAISEERGTIEDVLEPYLLQQGFIMRTPRGRVVTQNAYLHFGLQPPVQMGVTDELFT; this is encoded by the coding sequence ATTCAAAGCGACCGCTTGATCAGTGCAGAAGGCAACAATGATGAAGAGCGCCAGGATCGAGCGATTCGGCCTAAGCGTTTACAGGATTATGTCGGTCAGCAAGAACTGCGAACGCAGATGGATATCTTTATCCGGGCCGCGCTCGGACGTAAGGAAGCATTGGATCATGTTCTGATTTTCGGGCCGCCCGGCCTTGGTAAAACCACCTTGGCCAACATCATCGCCGCCGAAATGAATGTGCATATTCGTCAGACTTCGGGGCCGGTGCTCGACAAAGCCGGAGACCTTGCGGCATTGTTGACCAACCTTGAGGCGCATGATGTCTTGTTCATTGACGAAATTCACCGTTTGAGTCCGATGGTCGAAGAAGTGCTGTATCCGGCGATGGAGGACTATCAAATCGATATCATGATCGGCGAGGGTCCGGCGGCTCGGTCGATCAAGCTTGATCTGCCGCCGTTCACGCTGGTCGGCGCGACGACGAGAGCAGGGCTTTTGACATCGCCCTTGCGCGACCGTTTCGGCATCGTGCAGCGGCTCGAATTTTATACGGTCGAGGAATTGGCCGCCATTGTGACGCGTTCGGCAAATTTACTGAAAATTGCAATCGAATCGGCAGGTGCTCATGAAATCGCACGCCGTTCGAGGGGAACTCCGCGTATTGCCAATCGATTGTTGCGGCGTGTGCGCGATTTCGCCGAAGTCAAAGGCGACGGCAAGGTTTCCGAACAAATCGCCGGCGAAGCGCTGGCGATGCTCAAGGTCGATAATAACGGCTTTGATGCGTTGGATAGAAAATTGCTTAGAACGATGATCGACAATTTTGCCGGAGGCCCGGTAGGGCTAGATACATTGGCGGCCGCGATCAGCGAAGAGCGAGGCACGATCGAGGATGTGTTGGAGCCGTATTTATTACAGCAAGGCTTTATCATGCGTACGCCCAGAGGGCGAGTCGTAACGCAGAACGCTTATTTGCATTTCGGCTTGCAGCCGCCGGTGCAAATGGGTGTGACCGACGAGTTGTTTACTTGA